The following proteins are encoded in a genomic region of Astatotilapia calliptera chromosome 22, fAstCal1.2, whole genome shotgun sequence:
- the lrrc69 gene encoding LOW QUALITY PROTEIN: leucine-rich repeat-containing protein 69 (The sequence of the model RefSeq protein was modified relative to this genomic sequence to represent the inferred CDS: deleted 3 bases in 2 codons), with protein sequence MVKLAIIINPPIFNSLISSCVHQRSQLLRIRSLTCQRACCCHGNSTERYDRRKEMAKRESAARKWVIRVLYAGAASLNLSSTHIKEVPKCVSRLTNLSVLLLNNNSITGLPTELLSLHQLAELNLGNNALKEFPAVLGHLESLKKRYLFRNQITVVPPDVIGGFKNLVLNLNHNQIHRLPPGIKSLTMLEHLSVLDNKLEEVPAKLGHLTRLSEINLNFNKLSWLPRQLYQCKELTKLFLARNYLTSLPEEGSHKIPHQLPVEFSILAVTELHCEGNRFVQCELMTSVQYAEVLILKEVVVRFVLREDRNRFSLIHVMLPHYPNLKTLLDTASSCAVCCSPFLTTWLHCVHYVNLKKNIVNEQKQVNCLSLEVTRK encoded by the exons ATGGTAAAACTGGCCATTATAATCAATCCACCCATATTTAACAGTTTAATatccagctgtgtccaccagaGGTCGCAGCTGCTCCGGATCAGATCTTTGACTTGTCAAAGAGCGTGCTGTTGCCACGGTAACTCCACAGAACGTTACGATAGGCGTAAAGAAATGGCTAAAAGGGAATCGGCGGCTAGAAAGTGGGTGATAAGGGTTTTATATGCCGGAGCAGCCTCTTTAAATTTAAGCTCGACGCACATAAAGGAAGTTCCCAAGTGCGTTTCCagactcacaaacctgtcagtCCTCCTGTTAAACAACAACTCCATCACAGGCCTTCCCACTGAGCTGCTCTCCTTACATCAA CTGGCTGAGCTGAATTTAGGAAATAATGCCTTGAAGGAGTTTCCCGCTGTTCTGGGCCATCTGGAGTCCTTGAAAAAGCGGTACCTGTTCAGAAACCAAATTACTGTAGTGCCACCTGATGTGATAG GTGGCTTCAAGAACCTTGTCCTCAATCTGAACCACAACCAGATTCACAGACTTCCGCCAGGGATTAAAAG TCTGACTATGCTTGAACACCTCAGCGTGCTGGACAATAAGCTGGAGGAAGTTCCTGCAAAGCTTGGTCATCTCACTCGCTTGTCTGAGATAAACCTAAACTTCAACAAGCTGTCCTGGCTTCCTCGGCAGCTGTACCAGTGCAAAGAGCTGACAAAGCTGTTTTTG GCCAGAAACTACTTGACCAGCCTACCAGAGGAGGGTTCTCATAAAATCCCACACCAGTTACCTGTTgagttttccat CTTGGCCGTAACGGAACTGCACTGTGAAGGGAACAGGTTTGTGCAGTGTGAGCTCATGACTTCGGTGCAGTATGCTGAAGTACTTATATTAAAG GAAGTGGTTGTTAGGTTTGTATTGCGGGAGGACAGAAACAGGTTCTCTCTAATCCATGTGATGCTTCCCCACTATCCAAATCTAAAGACG CTGCTGGATACCGCCAGTTCTTGTGCGGTCTGCTGCAGCCCCTTCCTCACCACCTGGTTGCATTGTGTGCATTATGTAAATCTAAAGAAG AATATTGTAAATGAACAGAAGCAAGTAAACTGTCTGTCCTTGGAGGTTACAAGGAAGTGA
- the otud6b gene encoding deubiquitinase OTUD6B, which translates to MEEVETPEELLAKQHRKEKKDLQAKVQGMKNAVPKNDKKRRKQLTEEISKLEADLSQKHEEEFRQLKATADTKKVEEVINGVETVKVEDGEQEEAKQPRVTKAQKRRDKKAAQEKEREIRIAEAEVQNLQGVRHQEGLKLVQKLAQQKLQIKEISSDGHCMYRAIEDQLTRRSKLQLPTSVKELRSRTAEHMRGHPDDFLPFLTNPSTGDMYTTDEFEKYCSDVEHTSAWGGQLELRALTQVLHLPIEVIQADSPTIKIGEEYDGEPITLVYMRHAYGLGEHYNSVEQLKDPVNAEDS; encoded by the exons atggaggaggtggagacacCAGAGGAGCTCCTGGCAAAGCAGCACCGCAAGGAGAAGAAGGATCTGCAGG CTAAAGTCCAGGGCATGAAAAATGCAGTCCCCAAAAATGacaagaagaggaggaaacagctgacagaggAGATCTCCAAACTTGAGGCTGACCTGAGTCAGAAACATGAGGAGGAATTCAGGCAGCTCAAAgcaacagctgacacaaag AAGGTGGAAGAGGTCATAAATGGAGTGGAGACTGTAAAGGTGGAAGATGGAGAACAAGAGGAGGCGAAACAGCCGCGAGTAACCAAAGCCCAGAAGAGAAGG GACAAAAAGGCTGCAcaggagaaggagagggagatCAGGATAGCAGAGGCTGAGGTGCAGAACCTGCAGGGTGTGAGACATCAGGAGGGTTTAAAGCTGGTCCAAAAACTCGCCCAGCAAAAGCTTCAGATCAAGGAGATCTCCTCTGATGGCCACTGCATGTACCGTGCTATTGAAGATCAGCTGACACGGCGATCAAAG CTCCAATTACCCACAAGTGTGAAGGAACTGCGATCCCGCACTGCCGAGCACATGAGAGGCCATCCTGACGACTTCCTGCCTTTCCTCACCAACCCAAGCACAGGTGACATGTACACAACAG ATGAGTTTGAGAAATACTGCAGTGATGTGGAGCACACATCAGCTTGGGGTGGACAACTGGAA CTTCGAGCTTTGACGCAAGTTCTTCATTTGCCGATCGAGGTGATCCAGGCGGACTCTCCTACCATAAAAATTGGGGAGGAATATGACGGCGAACCCATCACACTTGT CTATATGCGGCATGCTTATGGTCTAGGAGAGCACTACAATTCTGTGGAACAGCTAAAGGACCCAGTCAATGCTGAGGACAGCTGA